A window from Corynebacterium singulare encodes these proteins:
- a CDS encoding pyruvate kinase — protein MSSLRPRLDALIDRVEKATAEYTEPIAKVAPNHRPGAVNLVRYMALRSQDAVEVQEGLSALGATSLSHPEPAVLERLHAARNVLDAFDGQAPTYPMQAIATAYADADDILDANTEALLGPTQEGTHARIMVTLPSEAAEDYDLVLGFARAGMELARINCAHDGEAAWEKMVEHVHRAAAEVGREILISCDIAGPKVRTGAIEPGPRVVRVRGERSAAGELLSPPTLVLYDVPQAEKAQEVAKGASASVARPAIAVEVDGAWLTDLEPGSEVRFTEARGRSRSFTVESVEEDVAVLRGERNCYLAEGTVLSHGAETTQVRGVPALEQKIRLHRGDELVLSTSQEPARIAEGEVTTIGCTIPEVVTALEVGHAVIFDDGAISGRVTEIRTQGEDREAVIAIEHAGPNGTNLAAYKGINLPETDIPLPSLTEEDIAALRFVATHCDIAAVSFIRTPADVSFLYDTLDDIAAAQESEDMAQRVRNLGVVLKIETVPAYEQLGTVLLEGMRHEKFGIMIARGDLAVELGFERMVQVPGRIMKVAEAAHIPVIMATQVLETLAKTGLPSRAEITDAGYALRAECVMLNKGPHITEAIQILDRMSRKLGRSRLKNRQMLRKVGSWTQPNG, from the coding sequence ATGTCGAGTTTGCGCCCGCGTCTTGATGCCCTGATTGACCGCGTCGAGAAGGCCACCGCCGAATACACCGAACCTATTGCCAAGGTTGCGCCCAATCACCGCCCCGGCGCGGTCAACTTGGTGCGCTATATGGCACTGCGTTCCCAGGATGCGGTGGAGGTCCAAGAAGGCCTCAGTGCGCTGGGCGCGACGAGCCTGAGCCACCCGGAGCCGGCGGTGCTGGAGCGCCTGCATGCGGCGCGCAACGTGCTCGATGCTTTCGACGGCCAGGCTCCGACCTACCCCATGCAGGCCATCGCCACCGCCTATGCGGATGCTGACGACATCCTCGACGCGAACACCGAGGCGCTCCTCGGCCCGACACAGGAGGGCACCCATGCCCGCATCATGGTGACTCTTCCGTCCGAAGCCGCCGAGGATTACGACCTTGTTCTGGGGTTTGCCCGCGCGGGCATGGAGCTGGCCCGCATCAACTGTGCCCACGACGGTGAGGCCGCCTGGGAGAAGATGGTCGAGCACGTCCACCGCGCCGCCGCGGAGGTGGGTCGCGAGATTCTCATTTCCTGCGATATTGCCGGCCCCAAGGTGCGCACCGGCGCCATCGAGCCGGGGCCGCGAGTGGTTCGGGTGCGCGGCGAGCGCTCCGCGGCGGGTGAATTGTTATCCCCGCCGACGCTGGTGCTTTACGACGTCCCCCAGGCCGAGAAAGCCCAGGAGGTGGCGAAGGGGGCGTCGGCAAGCGTGGCTCGCCCGGCCATCGCCGTAGAGGTTGACGGCGCGTGGCTGACCGATCTGGAACCGGGCAGCGAGGTGCGTTTTACCGAGGCTCGCGGCCGTTCGCGGTCCTTCACCGTGGAGTCTGTAGAGGAGGACGTGGCGGTGCTGCGCGGCGAGCGCAATTGCTACCTAGCGGAGGGTACGGTGCTCAGCCACGGTGCCGAGACGACACAGGTGCGCGGGGTTCCCGCACTAGAGCAGAAAATTCGCCTCCACCGCGGCGATGAACTGGTGCTAAGCACCTCGCAGGAGCCGGCGCGGATTGCGGAAGGCGAAGTGACAACGATTGGCTGCACCATCCCGGAGGTCGTCACCGCGCTCGAGGTGGGGCATGCCGTGATTTTCGATGACGGCGCCATTTCGGGCCGCGTTACCGAAATCCGCACTCAGGGCGAGGACCGCGAGGCCGTCATTGCTATTGAGCACGCTGGGCCTAACGGCACCAACCTGGCAGCGTATAAGGGCATCAACCTTCCGGAGACCGACATCCCGCTGCCCAGCCTCACCGAGGAGGACATTGCGGCGCTGCGTTTCGTCGCCACGCACTGCGACATCGCAGCGGTGTCCTTCATCCGCACACCTGCTGACGTTTCCTTCCTCTACGACACCCTCGACGACATCGCCGCCGCACAGGAGTCCGAGGACATGGCGCAACGCGTGCGCAACCTGGGCGTCGTGCTCAAGATCGAGACGGTGCCCGCATATGAACAGCTGGGTACTGTGCTGCTGGAGGGCATGCGCCACGAGAAGTTCGGCATCATGATTGCGCGCGGCGACCTCGCCGTGGAGCTGGGCTTTGAGCGCATGGTGCAGGTGCCAGGCCGCATTATGAAGGTGGCTGAGGCTGCGCACATTCCGGTGATCATGGCCACGCAGGTGCTCGAGACACTGGCGAAGACCGGCCTGCCCTCGCGCGCGGAGATTACCGACGCCGGCTATGCACTACGCGCCGAGTGCGTCATGCTCAACAAGGGCCCGCATATTACGGAGGCCATCCAAATTCTTGACCGGATGTCGCGCAAGCTCGGCCGCTCGCGCCTGAAGAACCGCCAGATGCTGCGGAAGGTGGGCAGCTGGACGCAACCGAACGGCTAA
- a CDS encoding tRNA (cytidine(34)-2'-O)-methyltransferase: MSSLHIVFDNPVIPTNTGNAIRTAAVTGASLHLIEPLGFNFEDKHLKRAGLDYHDLADLKIHKDFDTCMEALPGARVFAFTTHTDKWFTDVEYQEGDVLLFGTEPTGLPEEHAFHPRVTERVRIPMMPARRSMNLSNAASTAVYEAWRQLGFRGAI; this comes from the coding sequence ATGAGCAGCCTGCACATCGTCTTCGACAACCCCGTGATCCCCACCAACACCGGCAACGCCATCCGCACCGCCGCCGTCACGGGCGCGAGCCTGCACCTCATCGAGCCACTCGGCTTCAACTTCGAGGACAAGCACCTCAAGCGCGCCGGCCTGGACTACCACGACCTGGCAGATCTCAAGATCCACAAAGATTTCGACACCTGCATGGAGGCCCTCCCCGGCGCGCGGGTCTTCGCCTTCACCACCCACACGGATAAGTGGTTCACGGACGTCGAATACCAGGAGGGTGACGTCCTCCTCTTCGGCACCGAACCGACCGGACTGCCGGAGGAACACGCCTTCCACCCGCGCGTGACTGAACGGGTGCGCATTCCCATGATGCCGGCGCGGCGCTCGATGAATTTGTCCAACGCGGCGTCGACAGCCGTGTACGAGGCCTGGCGGCAGCTCGGCTTCCGTGGCGCGATCTAA
- a CDS encoding chymotrypsin family serine protease, which produces MALHTTTASLGRNRLLAALSAAVLLTSCSNTDAGSASDSQTTTENSVGAEISEILAAPTTPTATLKNITSASTSTNRQQQNSAEPPVRRSVIDPGNDASGQRGRDDNRGIYYHNSVDWEWLKQPGGIVPGGRIVNETRNGTCSTGFLASKGERLFIITAGHCGDLGDQFYVSDAQNNWSYVGEMVESYLQESADGGIYGTDIGLIEITGDARYRSTLPLDLPMQGWITPQEAQQRNMIICRLGATTGYSCGEFESIGNGGLFYFRNISDRGDSGGAIFAVDDSGVWALGVSSNVSDSNKTLLGAMEIGSAINHWGLTIHG; this is translated from the coding sequence ATGGCTCTCCACACCACCACTGCTTCTCTGGGCCGCAACCGTCTTCTCGCGGCCCTCAGCGCCGCGGTACTGCTTACTAGTTGTTCTAACACCGATGCCGGGTCCGCATCTGACTCCCAAACCACCACTGAAAACTCGGTTGGGGCCGAAATTTCGGAGATTCTCGCTGCCCCCACAACGCCTACTGCGACGTTGAAAAATATAACTTCGGCCAGCACTTCAACGAATCGCCAGCAGCAAAACTCAGCTGAGCCGCCAGTGAGGCGGTCCGTAATCGACCCAGGAAACGATGCTTCCGGCCAAAGGGGGCGCGACGACAACCGAGGCATCTACTATCACAACTCTGTTGACTGGGAATGGCTAAAACAGCCAGGTGGAATCGTCCCTGGCGGAAGAATTGTCAACGAGACCAGAAATGGCACGTGCTCAACAGGTTTTCTCGCTTCCAAGGGAGAGCGCTTATTCATCATTACCGCAGGCCATTGCGGTGATCTCGGGGACCAGTTTTATGTGAGCGATGCACAGAACAATTGGTCTTACGTGGGAGAGATGGTCGAGTCTTACCTTCAAGAGTCTGCCGACGGAGGCATCTACGGCACTGATATCGGCCTCATCGAAATTACGGGCGACGCCCGCTATAGATCTACCCTCCCGCTCGATCTGCCCATGCAGGGATGGATCACACCGCAGGAAGCACAGCAAAGAAACATGATCATTTGTCGGCTCGGTGCAACGACCGGGTACTCGTGCGGTGAGTTTGAAAGTATTGGCAACGGCGGCCTTTTCTACTTTCGAAATATCTCTGATCGCGGCGATTCGGGCGGCGCGATCTTTGCGGTGGATGACTCCGGAGTGTGGGCGCTAGGAGTCAGTTCCAACGTCTCCGATAGCAACAAGACTCTTCTCGGTGCCATGGAGATCGGCAGCGCCATTAATCACTGGGGGCTGACCATCCACGGATAG
- a CDS encoding response regulator transcription factor, whose product MKKAVKSGMGISLLIVEDEKKFAALLQSIFGNHPDISHVETVHDAETAAEKLRESTYDVVLTDFRLPGADGFELMCSQDGGEKAPPFVVMTSFDTDEALLESYSLGAMGYVPKTAGPEAFVSSVVNAAVGKKTIEADVAQRILANSFGSPRVQHTQKMVRRLKTEDQRVLRLLVEGHSNSEIAHQLHYAESTIKQKVRLLFDHFGVTSRTKLIARLQGVPLGLLR is encoded by the coding sequence ATGAAGAAAGCGGTGAAATCGGGTATGGGAATATCACTGCTTATCGTGGAGGATGAAAAGAAGTTCGCTGCGCTTCTCCAGTCGATTTTTGGGAACCACCCCGATATTTCACATGTAGAGACTGTCCATGATGCCGAGACTGCCGCCGAAAAGCTGAGGGAGTCAACCTACGACGTTGTGCTTACAGATTTTCGCCTTCCAGGGGCTGATGGCTTTGAATTGATGTGCTCTCAAGACGGGGGCGAGAAGGCGCCTCCGTTCGTCGTAATGACCTCCTTTGACACCGATGAAGCGCTGCTTGAGAGCTATTCACTTGGGGCAATGGGATATGTTCCCAAGACGGCTGGCCCCGAAGCTTTCGTTTCTAGCGTTGTCAATGCGGCTGTGGGTAAAAAGACCATCGAGGCCGATGTGGCACAGCGGATTCTCGCGAACAGTTTTGGCTCACCGAGAGTGCAACATACTCAAAAAATGGTTCGACGATTAAAAACCGAAGATCAGAGGGTTCTACGCCTGCTGGTAGAGGGGCACTCAAACTCCGAAATTGCTCATCAGCTCCACTACGCGGAATCAACGATTAAACAAAAGGTGCGCTTGCTGTTCGATCACTTTGGTGTGACCTCGAGAACGAAACTTATTGCCCGTCTCCAAGGCGTCCCTCTTGGACTATTGCGCTGA
- a CDS encoding O-acetylhomoserine/O-acetylserine sulfhydrylase, with product MSTKYDNSAVSEWSFATRALHAGQNLDGSTNARNVPIYQTTSYVFNDAEHAANRFNLSDAGPIYTRLTNPTQDALEARLASLEGGVAAVAFASGQAAETAAIFNLASAGDHIVTSPRLYGGTSTLLTVTLKRLGIDVTLVENPDDPASWLDAVQPNTKAFYGETFGNPVADVLDIPAIAEVAHANQIPLIVDNTIATGALARPLELGADIVVVSTTKFYTGNGSAIGGAIIDGGSFDWTVERDGEPIFPYFVTPDEAYHGLKYADLGAPAFAVKARAGLLRDTGAAISPFNAWLTLNGIETLQLRVDKHNANAQAVAEYLEGHAKVTKVNYAGLDSSPYKATKEKLGYAYTGSVLSFDIDGGREEAWAFIDALKLHSNLANIGDTRSLVVHPATTTHSQSDEAALKAAGITQATVRLSVGIEDVQDIIADLERGFQAIG from the coding sequence ATGAGCACTAAGTACGATAATTCCGCAGTAAGCGAGTGGTCTTTTGCCACGCGCGCCCTCCACGCTGGCCAGAACCTGGACGGCTCCACCAACGCACGCAACGTGCCGATTTACCAGACCACGTCGTACGTCTTCAACGATGCCGAGCACGCCGCCAACCGCTTCAACCTCTCGGATGCCGGACCGATTTATACCCGCCTGACCAACCCCACGCAGGATGCCTTGGAGGCCCGCCTGGCATCGCTGGAGGGCGGTGTTGCCGCCGTAGCTTTTGCTTCCGGCCAGGCCGCCGAGACCGCCGCCATTTTTAATCTGGCCTCCGCGGGCGACCACATTGTTACCTCCCCGCGCCTCTACGGCGGAACCTCTACCCTACTCACCGTCACTCTCAAGCGCCTCGGCATCGACGTCACCCTTGTGGAGAACCCGGATGACCCGGCCTCGTGGCTGGACGCCGTCCAGCCGAACACCAAAGCCTTCTACGGCGAGACCTTTGGCAACCCGGTCGCTGACGTCCTCGATATCCCGGCCATCGCCGAGGTCGCCCACGCAAACCAGATTCCGCTCATCGTGGACAACACCATCGCCACCGGCGCCCTGGCCCGCCCGCTGGAGCTGGGCGCGGACATCGTCGTGGTCTCCACCACGAAGTTCTACACCGGCAATGGTTCCGCCATCGGCGGCGCGATTATTGACGGCGGCTCCTTCGACTGGACCGTCGAACGCGACGGCGAACCCATCTTCCCCTACTTCGTCACCCCGGACGAGGCCTACCACGGCCTCAAGTACGCCGACCTCGGCGCACCGGCCTTCGCCGTCAAGGCGCGCGCGGGTCTGCTGCGCGATACGGGTGCCGCTATTTCCCCGTTTAATGCCTGGCTGACGTTGAATGGTATTGAGACGTTGCAGTTGCGCGTCGATAAGCACAATGCCAACGCCCAGGCCGTGGCTGAGTACCTGGAGGGCCACGCCAAAGTCACGAAGGTCAACTACGCGGGCCTGGATTCCTCGCCGTACAAGGCCACCAAGGAGAAGCTGGGTTATGCCTACACCGGTTCCGTACTCTCCTTCGACATCGACGGCGGCCGTGAGGAGGCCTGGGCGTTTATCGACGCCCTGAAGCTGCACTCCAACCTGGCCAACATCGGTGACACGCGTTCCCTCGTGGTGCACCCGGCCACCACGACGCACTCCCAGTCCGACGAGGCAGCGCTGAAGGCTGCGGGCATTACCCAGGCCACGGTGCGTTTGTCCGTGGGCATCGAGGATGTCCAGGACATCATTGCTGACCTCGAGCGCGGGTTCCAGGCCATTGGCTAG
- a CDS encoding sensor histidine kinase, whose protein sequence is MSLLWLLLALGMAISSIRPRVSIAIVFALFLILNAQGLNGYALNAVSTLFICCLAVLGFVRTGLVGIFLVGYVPLVFVLFPSWAEPGEPFSTSLFAASTTVMGIAGLLWVLGFGLHATVKRSTDVRREQEESLREYLHDNVGNPLSIATLGAHLAAAQHGDSGQLNLVMQEVQRAAEALSHVASQAGKGRRRTVRGAAMEWADKMQACGLSPSVSVESSAGISEVHKAVLLRAMDELCSNVIRNSEKGAVVSLRLESNRSTHALTVSNELSSLGHPAGVSGMGIGLDNLEKVVRAHGGTMVVKREAHQWVSEIRLEHEESGEIGYGNITAYRGG, encoded by the coding sequence ATGAGTCTTCTTTGGCTGCTGCTGGCCTTGGGGATGGCTATCTCTAGTATTCGTCCACGAGTTTCCATAGCGATTGTTTTTGCTCTGTTTCTTATCCTTAACGCTCAAGGACTCAATGGATACGCGTTGAACGCGGTCAGTACATTGTTCATTTGTTGCTTAGCTGTTCTCGGTTTTGTGCGAACGGGGCTTGTAGGAATCTTTCTCGTTGGATATGTTCCGCTGGTGTTTGTTCTTTTTCCTTCCTGGGCAGAACCAGGAGAACCATTTTCTACGTCCCTTTTTGCGGCGTCAACAACAGTGATGGGAATTGCTGGGCTCTTATGGGTACTAGGATTTGGCTTGCACGCAACGGTGAAACGAAGCACCGATGTCCGGCGTGAACAAGAGGAATCACTGCGGGAGTACTTGCATGACAATGTGGGTAATCCATTAAGCATTGCCACGTTGGGTGCGCATTTGGCGGCAGCTCAGCATGGTGATTCGGGGCAGTTAAATCTTGTTATGCAGGAAGTTCAACGGGCTGCTGAGGCATTATCACATGTCGCAAGCCAAGCGGGGAAAGGCCGTAGACGCACTGTTCGAGGCGCGGCGATGGAATGGGCTGACAAGATGCAAGCATGTGGATTGTCCCCGTCAGTGTCGGTGGAGAGTAGCGCGGGAATTTCTGAAGTGCACAAAGCAGTTCTTCTCAGAGCAATGGATGAGCTGTGCTCTAACGTGATAAGGAATTCCGAAAAGGGAGCCGTAGTTTCACTCAGGCTTGAATCGAATCGGTCGACCCATGCTTTAACTGTCTCTAACGAGCTTTCATCATTGGGGCACCCTGCGGGTGTCAGTGGGATGGGAATTGGCTTAGACAATCTCGAGAAGGTTGTACGCGCGCACGGCGGAACAATGGTAGTGAAGAGGGAAGCACATCAATGGGTCAGTGAGATCCGGCTTGAACATGAAGAAAGCGGTGAAATCGGGTATGGGAATATCACTGCTTATCGTGGAGGATGA
- the metX gene encoding homoserine O-acetyltransferase MetX → MSRTSLLTSSAGSRPLASTVPELAPEGELAQVPIGDFTTEAGAVLADASLAYQRWGAFAGDPDGVNNVLLVEHALTGDSNVAEWWSDLVGPGKALDTTRWCVIATNALGGCNGSTGPSSLHPDGEPWGGRFPALSIRDLVEAEHACLKELGISRVHAVLGGSMGGARTLEWSLMHPESVSAVCVIAVSARASGWQIGIQTAQISAIERDPFWHGGNYYRTDKTPRDGLAAARRIAHLTYRGEQEIDERFGASPQQGENPLGPYRRLNQRFAVNSYLDYQGGRLTDRFDAGSYVVLTEALNRHDVGRGRGGLIKALAASQVPTMVVGVDTDILYPYHQQEHISRNVNQLLAMAKIVSPVGHDAFLTETRQMNRILRNFLLLSAPDGLDVGPAYVGDEYYI, encoded by the coding sequence ATGTCCAGGACATCATTGCTGACCTCGAGCGCGGGTTCCAGGCCATTGGCTAGCACCGTTCCCGAACTCGCGCCCGAGGGCGAGCTGGCCCAGGTCCCCATCGGAGATTTCACCACCGAGGCGGGCGCCGTGCTTGCCGACGCCTCCCTGGCCTACCAACGCTGGGGCGCCTTCGCCGGCGACCCCGACGGGGTTAACAACGTGCTGCTGGTGGAACATGCCCTCACCGGAGACTCCAACGTGGCGGAGTGGTGGTCTGACCTGGTCGGCCCCGGCAAGGCCCTGGACACCACGCGGTGGTGCGTTATCGCTACCAACGCCCTGGGCGGTTGCAATGGCTCCACGGGTCCAAGCAGCCTGCACCCGGATGGCGAGCCGTGGGGCGGACGCTTCCCCGCGTTGTCCATCAGGGATTTGGTTGAGGCGGAACACGCCTGCTTGAAGGAGCTGGGCATCTCGCGCGTCCATGCCGTGCTAGGCGGCTCGATGGGAGGGGCTCGCACGCTGGAGTGGAGCCTCATGCACCCGGAGAGCGTGTCAGCGGTGTGCGTGATTGCGGTCTCAGCCCGAGCGTCGGGCTGGCAGATCGGCATTCAGACCGCCCAGATTTCCGCGATTGAGCGCGATCCGTTCTGGCACGGCGGCAATTACTACCGCACGGATAAGACCCCACGCGATGGGCTGGCCGCTGCGCGCCGCATCGCGCACCTGACGTACCGCGGCGAGCAGGAAATCGACGAACGTTTTGGTGCCTCACCGCAGCAGGGCGAAAACCCCTTGGGTCCGTACCGCCGACTCAACCAGCGCTTCGCGGTGAACTCCTACCTGGACTACCAGGGCGGCAGGCTTACTGATCGTTTCGATGCCGGTTCCTACGTCGTGCTTACCGAGGCCCTCAACCGTCACGACGTCGGCCGCGGACGTGGCGGGCTTATCAAGGCGCTGGCCGCCTCGCAGGTGCCGACAATGGTCGTGGGCGTGGACACGGACATCCTGTATCCCTATCACCAGCAGGAGCACATCTCCCGCAACGTCAATCAGTTACTGGCCATGGCCAAGATTGTCTCCCCCGTCGGCCACGATGCCTTCCTCACCGAGACCCGGCAGATGAACCGCATCCTCCGCAACTTCCTCTTGCTCTCGGCGCCGGACGGCCTCGACGTCGGCCCCGCATACGTGGGAGATGAGTACTACATCTAG
- a CDS encoding DUF3017 domain-containing protein — protein MSLANPHDAHLKPSPLPPAVQWVAIGLFVAAVAVSGVYAISEHWRRATMLLGGALMWLTVVRLTCDSSRVGVLAVRSRRFDACFTGILGAAMAFMAFSIDALGS, from the coding sequence GTGTCGTTGGCGAACCCACATGACGCGCACCTGAAGCCCTCGCCGCTGCCGCCGGCGGTGCAGTGGGTAGCCATCGGGCTGTTCGTGGCGGCGGTGGCGGTATCGGGTGTTTATGCGATTTCCGAGCACTGGCGGCGCGCCACCATGCTGCTGGGAGGGGCACTGATGTGGCTCACCGTGGTGCGCCTGACCTGTGATTCCTCGCGGGTCGGCGTGCTGGCGGTGCGCTCGCGGCGCTTCGACGCCTGTTTCACCGGCATCCTCGGCGCGGCGATGGCGTTTATGGCCTTTTCCATCGACGCGCTCGGCTCCTAG
- a CDS encoding bifunctional methylenetetrahydrofolate dehydrogenase/methenyltetrahydrofolate cyclohydrolase translates to MSATKLDGNLYRDEIFEDLAQRVAALKEKGITPGLATVLVGDDPGSHSYVKMKHRDCEKLGINSIRKDLPADVTQEELERVIKELNNDDACTGYIVQLPLPKHLDENRVLELIDPAKDADGLHPINLGKLVLNEDAPLPCTPNGCIHLLRRFGVELDGAKVVVIGRGVTVGRPIGLMLTRRSENSTVTLCHTGTKDLVSETRAADVIIAAAGKAYMLTADMVKEGAAVLDVGVSRVDGKLAGDVAEDVWEKAGFVSPNPGGVGPLTRAFLVSNIVERAEKLAAQ, encoded by the coding sequence ATGAGCGCTACCAAACTAGATGGCAACCTGTACCGCGACGAGATTTTTGAGGACCTGGCCCAGCGCGTGGCCGCCCTCAAGGAGAAGGGGATCACCCCGGGCCTGGCTACGGTCCTGGTGGGTGATGACCCGGGCTCGCATTCTTACGTGAAGATGAAGCACCGCGACTGTGAGAAGCTCGGCATCAACTCGATTCGCAAGGACTTGCCTGCCGACGTTACCCAGGAGGAACTCGAGCGCGTCATCAAGGAACTCAATAATGACGACGCCTGCACTGGCTACATCGTTCAGTTGCCGCTGCCGAAGCACTTGGATGAAAACCGCGTGCTGGAGCTTATCGACCCAGCTAAGGACGCCGACGGCCTGCACCCGATTAACCTGGGCAAGCTGGTGCTCAACGAGGACGCCCCGCTGCCGTGCACCCCGAACGGTTGCATCCACCTTCTGCGTCGCTTCGGTGTGGAGCTGGATGGAGCGAAAGTCGTGGTTATCGGCCGCGGTGTGACCGTGGGCCGCCCGATTGGCCTCATGCTCACCCGCCGCAGCGAGAATTCCACGGTGACGCTGTGTCACACCGGCACCAAGGACCTTGTTTCGGAGACCCGTGCGGCCGACGTCATCATCGCTGCCGCCGGCAAGGCATACATGCTCACCGCCGATATGGTTAAGGAAGGCGCCGCGGTTCTCGACGTCGGCGTCTCCCGCGTCGACGGCAAGCTCGCCGGTGACGTGGCTGAGGACGTGTGGGAGAAGGCCGGCTTCGTCTCCCCGAACCCGGGTGGTGTAGGCCCGTTGACGCGCGCGTTCCTGGTGAGCAACATCGTTGAGCGCGCCGAGAAGCTGGCAGCTCAGTAG
- a CDS encoding FeoA family protein produces MTLGSECISCTCDAALAVRLGELGIRPGATLTMGPRVAGGARVVSVGNCRYAIDKATLKAIEV; encoded by the coding sequence GTGACCTTGGGTAGCGAATGCATTTCCTGCACCTGCGATGCCGCCTTGGCAGTGCGCTTGGGAGAGCTGGGCATCCGTCCCGGCGCCACGCTGACCATGGGCCCACGCGTGGCCGGCGGTGCGCGCGTTGTATCGGTGGGCAACTGCCGCTACGCCATCGATAAAGCAACGCTTAAGGCCATCGAGGTCTAG
- a CDS encoding MBL fold metallo-hydrolase yields the protein MKLSLHGQSTVAVEAPKGRIVIDPGPFSDLSCLEGTGAVLLTHAHGDHLDADAVRATGLPVWGTQEAIDALGAGTAVHVGEKFTVLGLEIQALGGLHEEIHPNIPRPENLSYFFGGVLHPGDQWIDADDVDVLLLPIAGPWVRGADAADYAMRIGARLTVPIHDAVLSDVGKHVTDGMLQRAGVTGYQRPALGELILV from the coding sequence ATGAAGCTTTCTCTGCATGGACAGTCCACAGTCGCCGTCGAAGCACCCAAGGGCCGCATTGTCATCGACCCGGGCCCCTTCTCCGATTTGAGCTGCCTCGAGGGCACCGGCGCGGTGCTGCTCACTCACGCACACGGCGACCACCTCGACGCCGATGCCGTGCGCGCCACGGGCCTGCCGGTGTGGGGAACGCAGGAGGCTATCGACGCCCTCGGCGCCGGCACCGCGGTGCATGTTGGCGAGAAATTCACGGTCTTGGGCCTCGAGATTCAGGCACTCGGCGGCCTCCACGAGGAGATCCACCCGAATATCCCACGTCCTGAAAACCTAAGCTACTTCTTCGGCGGGGTGCTCCACCCCGGAGACCAGTGGATTGATGCCGACGACGTCGACGTCCTCCTCCTTCCCATCGCCGGACCGTGGGTGCGTGGCGCGGACGCTGCGGACTATGCCATGCGCATCGGCGCGCGGCTGACGGTGCCCATTCATGATGCGGTGTTGTCGGACGTCGGCAAGCACGTGACCGATGGGATGCTGCAACGCGCAGGTGTGACCGGCTACCAGCGCCCCGCGCTGGGCGAGCTTATTCTGGTGTAA